A stretch of the Campylobacter sp. 19-13652 genome encodes the following:
- the clpP gene encoding ATP-dependent Clp endopeptidase proteolytic subunit ClpP has translation MSYYVPVVVERTSRGERSYDIYSRLLKDRIVMLSGEINDVVASSIVAQLLFLEAEDPDKDIYLYINSPGGVITSGFSIYDTMNYIKPDICTICIGQAASMGAFLLSCGAKGKRYALPNSRIMIHQPLGGARGQAADIEIQAREILRLKEILNQILAKNTGQKISKIAKDTDRDYFMSSAEAKEYGLIDKILEKSFK, from the coding sequence ATGAGCTACTACGTCCCAGTCGTAGTCGAGCGCACTAGCCGTGGCGAGCGAAGCTATGACATCTACTCACGCCTGCTAAAAGACCGCATAGTAATGCTAAGCGGCGAGATAAACGACGTCGTGGCTAGCTCCATTGTCGCCCAGCTGCTGTTTTTAGAAGCCGAAGATCCAGACAAGGACATCTACCTATATATAAACAGCCCAGGCGGAGTCATCACGTCTGGCTTTAGCATTTATGACACGATGAATTATATAAAGCCTGATATTTGCACCATCTGCATAGGGCAGGCGGCTAGTATGGGGGCGTTTTTGCTTAGCTGCGGGGCTAAGGGCAAGCGATACGCCCTGCCAAACTCCCGCATAATGATACACCAGCCTCTTGGCGGCGCTAGGGGGCAGGCGGCGGATATTGAGATACAGGCTCGTGAAATTTTACGGCTAAAAGAGATACTAAATCAAATTCTAGCCAAAAACACGGGACAGAAAATCTCAAAAATCGCCAAAGATACCGATAGAGATTATTTTATGAGCTCGGCTGAAGCAAAAGAGTATGGGCTTATTGATAAAATTTTGGAGAAAAGCTTTAAATAG
- the fliI gene encoding flagellar protein export ATPase FliI, whose product MSLSRLKSALKDESLKLSSSFGVITKITATNLELSGLNPSIGDIVNIVAKDRSKEGLGMVTQIGKNSATVSPFGFVEGYKIGDFVYASDQGMNIPVSSGLLGRVVDPFMRPIDGKGAIENDKFMPIMKAPIDAMKRGLINEPFSVGIKSIDGLLTCGKGQKLGIFAGSGVGKSTLMGMIVKNCLAPIKVVALIGERGREVPEFIEKNLGGDLSGTVIIVATSDDSPLMRKYGAFCAMSVAEYFKEQGQDVLFIMDSVTRFAMAQREIGLALGEPPTSKGYPPSSLTLLPQLMERAGKEEGKGSITAFFTVLVEGDDMSDPIADQSRSILDGHIVLSRELTDFGIYPPINIQNSASRVMGDVISREHRADAMKFKRLYSLLKENEVLLRIGAYQRGNDAELDTAIAKKGFMEDFLRQDSTESFNLEQTEELLAQINS is encoded by the coding sequence TTGAGCCTAAGCCGCCTAAAATCCGCTCTAAAAGATGAGAGCCTAAAACTAAGCTCAAGCTTTGGTGTAATAACCAAAATCACTGCGACAAATCTCGAGCTTAGCGGACTAAACCCCAGTATCGGCGACATAGTAAATATCGTCGCAAAAGACCGCAGCAAAGAGGGGCTTGGCATGGTAACGCAAATAGGCAAAAACTCAGCCACTGTTAGTCCCTTTGGCTTTGTCGAGGGGTATAAGATAGGCGATTTTGTCTACGCAAGCGATCAGGGCATGAATATACCAGTTAGCAGCGGACTTTTAGGCAGGGTTGTAGATCCGTTTATGCGCCCTATTGACGGCAAGGGCGCGATAGAAAATGATAAATTTATGCCGATAATGAAAGCTCCAATAGACGCTATGAAACGAGGGCTTATAAATGAGCCTTTTAGCGTAGGAATAAAGAGCATTGATGGACTGCTAACGTGCGGCAAGGGGCAAAAGCTGGGCATTTTTGCAGGAAGTGGCGTGGGTAAATCAACGCTAATGGGAATGATAGTAAAAAACTGCCTAGCCCCCATAAAAGTGGTCGCTCTGATTGGCGAGCGTGGGCGTGAGGTGCCTGAATTTATAGAAAAAAACCTGGGCGGCGATCTAAGTGGAACTGTCATCATCGTAGCCACAAGCGACGATAGCCCTCTAATGCGAAAATACGGCGCCTTTTGTGCGATGAGCGTGGCGGAGTATTTTAAAGAGCAGGGGCAGGACGTGCTTTTTATAATGGATAGTGTTACGAGATTTGCCATGGCGCAGCGTGAGATAGGGCTGGCTCTGGGCGAGCCACCCACGTCAAAGGGCTATCCGCCAAGCTCCCTTACTCTCCTGCCCCAGCTAATGGAGCGAGCTGGCAAGGAAGAGGGCAAGGGCAGCATAACGGCGTTTTTTACGGTGCTGGTTGAGGGCGATGATATGAGCGATCCTATAGCAGATCAGAGCCGCTCAATACTAGACGGACACATCGTGCTAAGCCGCGAGCTAACGGACTTTGGTATCTATCCGCCTATAAATATCCAAAACTCCGCCAGCCGTGTGATGGGTGATGTGATAAGCCGCGAACACAGGGCGGACGCGATGAAATTTAAACGGCTTTACTCGCTTTTAAAAGAAAACGAAGTGCTTTTGCGTATTGGGGCGTATCAGCGTGGCAACGACGCCGAGCTAGATACTGCCATCGCTAAAAAAGGCTTTATGGAGGATTTTTTAAGGCAAGATAGCACAGAGAGCTTTAACCTAGAACAAACCGAGGAGCTACTAGCGCAGATAAACTCATAA
- the def gene encoding peptide deformylase: MIREILTYPDKRLFVRSNEVSKFDEKLHTLLDDMYETMIDSEGIGLAAIQIGEPVRVLIINIPNEEDVQDRANLLEVINPVFEDKQGEAIYQEGCLSVPGFYEDVKRAQWVRVRFFDRFGKEQTIEADGLLAIALQHENDHLDGHLFIEKIGFNKRKKFDKEYKKGLKQPRPTGRKINQESSEKTA; this comes from the coding sequence ATGATAAGAGAGATACTAACCTACCCAGACAAGCGGCTTTTTGTCCGCTCGAATGAGGTGAGTAAATTTGATGAAAAACTTCATACTTTATTAGATGATATGTATGAGACTATGATAGATAGTGAGGGTATCGGGTTAGCCGCCATTCAAATAGGCGAGCCTGTGCGCGTACTAATCATAAATATACCAAATGAAGAGGACGTGCAAGATAGGGCAAATTTGCTTGAGGTGATAAATCCCGTTTTTGAGGATAAACAAGGCGAGGCGATATATCAGGAGGGCTGCCTTAGTGTGCCTGGATTTTACGAGGATGTAAAACGTGCTCAGTGGGTCAGAGTACGGTTTTTTGACCGCTTTGGCAAGGAGCAGACGATAGAGGCGGATGGGCTTTTAGCCATCGCGCTTCAGCATGAAAACGACCATCTTGACGGACATCTATTTATAGAAAAAATCGGCTTTAATAAGCGTAAAAAATTTGATAAAGAGTATAAAAAGGGGCTAAAGCAGCCTAGGCCAACAGGGCGTAAAATCAATCAAGAAAGTAGCGAAAAAACAGCCTAA
- the metE gene encoding 5-methyltetrahydropteroyltriglutamate--homocysteine S-methyltransferase, with the protein MIKSYVTGFARIGEQRELKRALEAYWSGKADEASLQKCAKELRVRHWKYQKDAGIDVISSNDFSFYDLVLDTIFTLGCVPPRFVGLSGLEQYFALARGSKNAVAMEMTKWFNTNYHYIVPELSRESKFSLNADKIIAEYTEAKTEAGIKTKINLIGPITFLALAKTTDGSDALEHLSRVCEVYAELLERISGLDDEILVQFDEPIFVTDRAESLLKNIVPVYSRLSRVSSSLKLIVATYFEHANEACKELVKSGVYGVALDFVYGEKNRDVLEVLAGSNLVLFAGVIDGRNIWKSDIDKKLALVNEIAAKIGKDRLFVGTSCSLLHVPYTLKYENKLSSEVKSWLSFGVEKLDEVAIVTALANKTELTSAQKATYEDNKTSAAARLNSPLIHDNAVQSRVASLDKFERSTPYAERIKLQKEALKYPELPTTTIGSFPQTAELRAVRNAYKKGLIDTAAYEADIKKYIDECIVFQEECGLDVLVHGEPERNDMVEYFGEQLKGYAFSENGWVQSYGSRCVKPPLLYGDVSRPEPMTVKWISYAQSKTDKIVKGMLTGPVTILNWSFVRDDLPRAQIAKQLALCIYDEIDDLQKAGIKIVQVDEAAFKEGYPLRRENIPAYEKFAVDCFKLSVSSAQPQTQIHTHMCYSEFNDIIKTIEAMDADVISIETARSGNELLKIFKQAGYKQEVGPGVYDIHSPRVPSVDELVAQIKALLEVLPKSQLWINPDCGLKTRKWDEVRPSLKNMTQAVRIIRGE; encoded by the coding sequence ATGATAAAAAGTTATGTTACAGGGTTTGCTAGGATAGGTGAACAAAGAGAGTTAAAAAGAGCACTTGAGGCTTACTGGAGCGGTAAAGCAGATGAAGCGAGCCTACAAAAATGCGCAAAAGAGCTAAGAGTGCGCCACTGGAAATATCAAAAAGATGCTGGAATAGATGTGATTTCAAGTAATGATTTTAGCTTTTATGATCTAGTACTTGATACCATTTTTACGCTAGGTTGTGTGCCGCCACGATTTGTGGGACTTAGTGGACTGGAGCAGTATTTTGCCCTAGCTCGTGGGAGCAAAAATGCCGTGGCCATGGAGATGACAAAGTGGTTTAATACAAACTACCACTACATCGTCCCAGAGCTAAGCCGTGAGAGTAAATTTAGCCTAAATGCCGATAAAATCATAGCCGAATACACAGAGGCAAAGACTGAAGCAGGCATAAAAACAAAGATAAATTTAATAGGGCCGATTACGTTTTTAGCGCTTGCTAAAACCACAGATGGTAGCGATGCGCTGGAGCATTTAAGCAGAGTGTGCGAGGTATATGCCGAGCTTTTAGAGCGCATAAGCGGGCTTGATGACGAGATTTTGGTGCAGTTTGATGAGCCGATTTTTGTCACAGATAGAGCAGAAAGTCTACTAAAGAATATCGTGCCAGTTTATAGTAGACTATCGCGCGTAAGTAGCTCGCTAAAGCTAATCGTGGCGACATATTTTGAGCATGCGAACGAGGCTTGCAAAGAGCTTGTAAAAAGCGGAGTATATGGTGTCGCGCTAGACTTTGTCTATGGCGAGAAAAATAGGGATGTGCTTGAAGTGCTAGCCGGGTCAAATTTGGTGCTATTTGCTGGGGTTATTGATGGACGCAATATCTGGAAAAGCGACATCGATAAAAAGCTAGCTTTAGTAAATGAAATTGCCGCAAAAATCGGCAAAGATAGGCTATTTGTAGGTACTAGTTGCTCGCTTTTGCACGTGCCATATACCCTAAAATATGAAAATAAGCTCTCAAGCGAGGTAAAAAGCTGGCTAAGCTTTGGTGTGGAGAAGCTTGATGAGGTTGCGATAGTAACGGCCTTAGCGAATAAAACTGAGCTTACAAGTGCGCAAAAAGCTACATATGAGGATAATAAAACGTCAGCCGCGGCTAGGCTAAACTCTCCGCTAATCCACGATAATGCAGTCCAAAGCCGTGTGGCAAGCTTGGATAAATTTGAACGCAGTACGCCTTATGCCGAGCGCATAAAGCTGCAAAAAGAGGCGCTTAAATACCCAGAGCTACCGACTACCACGATAGGCTCATTCCCACAAACAGCCGAGCTAAGAGCCGTGCGAAACGCCTACAAAAAGGGGCTAATCGACACCGCCGCATATGAAGCAGACATTAAAAAATACATTGATGAGTGCATAGTCTTTCAAGAGGAGTGCGGACTGGACGTGCTAGTGCATGGCGAGCCTGAGCGAAACGATATGGTCGAGTATTTTGGAGAGCAGCTAAAGGGCTATGCCTTTAGCGAAAATGGCTGGGTGCAAAGCTACGGCAGCCGCTGCGTCAAGCCACCACTGCTATACGGCGACGTGAGCCGCCCAGAGCCGATGACGGTAAAATGGATAAGCTACGCCCAAAGCAAGACGGACAAGATAGTAAAAGGTATGCTAACAGGTCCAGTTACTATCCTAAACTGGTCTTTCGTGCGTGATGACTTGCCGCGCGCCCAGATAGCCAAGCAGCTGGCACTTTGCATTTACGACGAGATAGATGATCTGCAAAAAGCAGGCATAAAGATAGTCCAGGTCGATGAGGCTGCGTTTAAAGAGGGCTATCCGCTACGTAGAGAGAATATCCCAGCGTATGAGAAATTTGCCGTCGATTGCTTTAAGCTTAGCGTAAGCTCCGCTCAGCCACAGACGCAAATTCATACGCATATGTGCTATTCGGAATTTAACGACATAATTAAAACTATCGAAGCTATGGACGCTGATGTCATCTCCATCGAGACTGCACGCAGTGGCAATGAGCTGCTAAAAATCTTTAAACAAGCTGGCTACAAGCAAGAAGTAGGTCCTGGCGTGTATGACATACATAGCCCACGTGTGCCTAGCGTAGATGAGCTAGTCGCGCAGATAAAAGCACTGCTAGAAGTCCTGCCAAAGTCTCAGCTATGGATAAATCCAGACTGCGGACTAAAAACACGCAAGTGGGACGAAGTGCGTCCGAGCCTGAAAAATATGACTCAAGCGGTGCGGATAATAAGGGGCGAGTAG
- the tig gene encoding trigger factor, protein MQVKATLNDSVNAVATAKIGADEIKASVNKLASKAAKSMKIDGFRKGKVPVAVVLKRYEKELEKDAEQDFFRDVINEAVKELKKSATDVIGEPSFSKFDRSENGLDLEINISFKPSVDVSGYEELIPDFSTPRVLKKDIDEKKEELLKMLAQPEKVEKDSLEKGDFAKFDFEGFIDGVAFDGGKAEKYILEIGSGQFIPGFEDGMLGLKVGEERDVKVTFPADYGAANLAGKEAVFKVKLHEIMQKKVPQKLDEELLKRLIPGEEKPSEELLEERIKEQLKAEKMAKLIAEELKPKLSEALVEKIKFDLPKNIVEQEIDVQFSNAWASLSTEEMDKFRNDPKAVEAKREEYRKDAENSVKLTFIVDELARVRGVSVSDQEVMQAVYFEAYRAGVDPREHIKMYQQRGLLPAIKMSMVEERLFSDIFNKDKKADKAKKEKAE, encoded by the coding sequence ATGCAAGTAAAAGCTACGCTAAATGACAGTGTAAATGCGGTAGCGACCGCTAAAATAGGTGCTGATGAGATAAAGGCATCTGTAAATAAACTAGCCAGCAAAGCTGCTAAAAGTATGAAAATAGACGGCTTTAGAAAGGGTAAAGTACCAGTAGCTGTTGTTCTAAAAAGATATGAAAAAGAGCTAGAAAAAGACGCAGAGCAGGACTTTTTCCGTGATGTGATAAATGAGGCTGTAAAAGAGCTTAAAAAAAGCGCAACAGACGTAATAGGAGAGCCTAGCTTTTCTAAATTTGATAGAAGTGAAAATGGGCTTGATTTAGAGATAAATATAAGTTTTAAACCAAGTGTGGATGTTAGTGGATATGAGGAGCTTATCCCTGATTTTTCAACCCCAAGGGTGCTTAAAAAGGATATAGACGAGAAAAAAGAGGAGCTTTTAAAAATGCTAGCCCAGCCTGAAAAGGTAGAAAAAGATAGCCTTGAAAAGGGCGATTTTGCTAAATTTGACTTTGAGGGCTTTATCGACGGTGTGGCGTTTGATGGTGGCAAGGCAGAGAAGTATATCCTAGAAATCGGCTCAGGGCAGTTTATCCCAGGCTTTGAAGATGGTATGCTAGGGCTTAAAGTGGGCGAAGAAAGAGACGTAAAGGTTACATTCCCAGCCGATTACGGTGCTGCAAATTTAGCTGGTAAAGAGGCGGTATTTAAGGTAAAACTACACGAAATAATGCAAAAAAAGGTGCCGCAAAAGCTTGATGAAGAGCTACTAAAGCGTCTAATACCAGGCGAAGAAAAGCCTAGCGAAGAGCTACTTGAAGAGCGTATAAAAGAGCAGCTTAAGGCTGAGAAAATGGCAAAACTAATAGCCGAAGAGCTAAAGCCAAAGCTAAGCGAAGCGCTTGTGGAAAAGATTAAATTTGATCTACCAAAAAATATAGTTGAGCAAGAGATTGACGTGCAGTTTAGCAATGCGTGGGCTAGCCTTTCAACTGAGGAGATGGATAAGTTTAGAAACGATCCAAAAGCTGTTGAGGCAAAGCGCGAGGAGTATCGAAAAGACGCTGAAAATAGCGTGAAGCTGACATTTATCGTCGATGAGCTAGCGCGAGTGCGTGGTGTGAGCGTGAGCGATCAGGAGGTAATGCAGGCTGTGTATTTTGAAGCCTACAGAGCGGGTGTAGATCCACGTGAACACATCAAAATGTACCAGCAAAGGGGGCTTTTGCCAGCTATAAAAATGTCTATGGTAGAAGAGCGATTATTTAGCGATATTTTCAACAAAGATAAAAAAGCAGACAAAGCCAAAAAAGAGAAGGCTGAGTGA
- a CDS encoding NAD(P)H-hydrate dehydratase — protein sequence MLKIYLNTSALDKRACDKFALSEDLLQENAAYKMALVVRDKFKPHARIFGVCGGGNNGADVLASLRMLSGEYKCAAYLLFYSEKIRPQLERAVAAGVSVVAPKSLQHELDFLKGTVKFKKLKRTWLKKAECVIDGIFGSGLNRTLQKPFVKAIKKINEANKFIISCDLPSGLNAQGNIMGAFVRADVSVCMGVLKLGLFSDMAKDFVGKIVIANLGISAENFCGKSDFYLLQKSDLSLPFRDKNDTNKGSFGHVFALAGEHTGACIMALKSAFCFGAGLVSAVSKNKLTMPKEIMQTSYISPRMNAGVIGSGLGKMAGENELIKVLVNDNTKLLVIDADMFYDEIVLGFAKRKNCVLTPHPKEFSALLKIAGFGEYNVQEVQENRFKLAREFSLKFKATLVLKGANTIIAKNGKLYIMPLGVSALAKGGSGDVLSGLIAGLLAQGYTPLKAAINGTLAHAISARKYKKANYSLTPKQIIKGIKCLVKK from the coding sequence ATGCTTAAAATTTATTTAAACACTTCGGCACTGGATAAAAGGGCTTGCGATAAATTTGCTCTTAGCGAGGATTTATTGCAAGAAAACGCAGCCTATAAAATGGCTTTGGTAGTAAGGGATAAATTTAAGCCGCACGCTAGGATATTTGGTGTGTGTGGGGGAGGGAACAACGGTGCTGACGTGCTTGCTTCGCTTCGTATGCTAAGCGGTGAGTATAAATGCGCTGCTTATTTGCTATTTTATAGCGAGAAAATAAGACCTCAGCTAGAACGTGCCGTGGCAGCTGGTGTTAGCGTGGTGGCACCAAAAAGTTTGCAGCATGAGTTAGATTTTTTAAAAGGTACGGTTAAATTTAAAAAACTTAAGCGTACTTGGCTAAAGAAAGCTGAGTGTGTAATAGACGGTATATTTGGCTCTGGGCTTAATAGAACTTTGCAAAAGCCTTTTGTTAAGGCTATTAAAAAGATTAACGAGGCTAATAAATTTATCATTTCTTGTGATTTGCCTAGCGGACTTAACGCTCAAGGTAATATTATGGGTGCTTTCGTTAGGGCGGATGTTAGTGTTTGCATGGGAGTTTTAAAACTAGGGCTTTTTAGTGACATGGCAAAGGATTTTGTAGGTAAAATTGTAATTGCAAATTTAGGCATTAGTGCAGAGAATTTCTGCGGTAAAAGTGATTTTTACCTTTTGCAAAAGAGCGATTTAAGCCTACCATTTAGGGATAAAAATGACACTAACAAAGGTAGCTTTGGACATGTTTTTGCGTTAGCAGGAGAGCATACAGGAGCTTGCATAATGGCGCTAAAATCGGCATTTTGCTTTGGTGCTGGGCTTGTTAGTGCTGTTAGTAAAAATAAACTAACCATGCCAAAAGAAATAATGCAAACAAGCTATATAAGCCCTCGCATGAATGCTGGTGTAATAGGTTCTGGGCTTGGAAAAATGGCTGGAGAGAATGAGCTTATAAAAGTGTTAGTAAATGACAATACAAAGTTGTTAGTGATTGATGCTGATATGTTTTATGATGAGATTGTGCTTGGCTTTGCAAAGCGTAAAAATTGTGTGCTTACGCCACATCCAAAGGAGTTTAGTGCGCTGCTTAAAATAGCGGGCTTTGGAGAATATAATGTGCAAGAAGTGCAGGAAAATCGCTTTAAACTAGCTCGTGAGTTTAGTCTTAAATTTAAAGCCACTCTTGTGTTAAAAGGCGCTAACACAATAATAGCAAAAAACGGTAAGCTTTACATTATGCCACTTGGTGTTAGTGCGTTAGCAAAAGGCGGCAGTGGAGATGTGCTTTCCGGGCTTATAGCTGGATTGTTAGCCCAGGGTTATACTCCGTTAAAAGCCGCTATAAACGGCACTTTAGCGCATGCCATATCAGCTAGAAAGTATAAAAAAGCAAACTACTCACTAACGCCAAAACAGATTATAAAAGGTATAAAATGTTTAGTAAAAAAATAG
- the folE gene encoding GTP cyclohydrolase I FolE produces the protein MQESFENSVINMLKIMGEDPSREGLIKTPTRVFKAFEFLTSGYKQDPKEVLNDALFTSSNNEMVLIKDIEFYSLCEHHLLPIIGRAHVAYIPNGKVVGLSKIPRLVNIFARRLQIQEQLTEQIAQALEEVIAPKGCGVVIEARHMCMEMRGVQKINSTTTTSALRGAFIKNAETRKEFFSLINSPKEVRF, from the coding sequence ATGCAAGAGAGTTTTGAAAATTCAGTCATAAATATGCTAAAAATCATGGGCGAGGATCCAAGTCGTGAAGGGCTAATAAAGACTCCAACTAGGGTGTTTAAGGCTTTTGAGTTTTTAACAAGTGGCTACAAACAAGATCCGAAAGAAGTGCTAAACGATGCGCTTTTTACATCAAGCAACAACGAAATGGTGCTGATAAAAGACATTGAGTTTTACAGCCTCTGTGAGCATCACCTCCTGCCTATAATAGGGCGTGCGCACGTGGCATATATACCAAATGGCAAGGTAGTAGGTCTTTCTAAAATCCCACGCTTAGTCAATATTTTTGCAAGGCGGCTGCAAATCCAAGAACAACTCACAGAACAGATCGCTCAAGCACTCGAGGAAGTCATCGCGCCAAAGGGCTGCGGAGTAGTCATCGAAGCGCGCCACATGTGTATGGAGATGCGTGGCGTACAGAAAATTAATTCAACGACGACCACGTCGGCTCTGCGTGGAGCGTTTATAAAAAATGCTGAAACGAGAAAGGAGTTTTTCTCGCTTATAAACTCACCTAAAGAAGTTAGATTTTGA
- a CDS encoding YifB family Mg chelatase-like AAA ATPase, producing the protein MKTLRSACYVDGLHIVDIEATFTRGLPAMSIVGLPSKSIKESGDRVKSALLSTGFSFPASRITINLSPSDIPKNGSHFDLAIALLIALQKAKSLQNIFVFGELGLDGSIKSTLNLFSTLLFLSTKVKQVSVLLPASIAQKAAMIPNLTVYAVSNLTQAVQFFSDAEFANSCLVNSTHALFKDSLNIAGKTYVPNLNFELDFIDVLGQERAKRACVIAAAGMHNLLFEGSAGSGKSMCAKRLCYIMPPQSVHEVLSAAAYRSLNQEDSDFSAIRAFRSPHHTSTKSSIFGGGSSSARIGEVALANGGVLFFDEFPHFARGIIESLREPLEDFKIHISRVNSKLTYETKFSFVAAMNPCPCGNLLNKSLSCRCSENEIARYRAKISEPILDRIDMLVQMDEISPNDKASLSSAQMSEQVLRAFIMQKNRGQDELNAKLSDAWLSRVCVLDSEAKEVLERAIIRYSLSQRGIKKCLRVARTIADLDEVENVKKQHLIEALSYRTRSINA; encoded by the coding sequence ATGAAGACTCTACGCTCTGCTTGCTATGTTGACGGACTTCATATAGTAGACATAGAGGCGACATTTACTAGAGGGCTTCCTGCTATGAGCATCGTGGGACTTCCTAGCAAGAGTATAAAAGAGAGTGGAGACAGGGTAAAATCGGCACTTTTAAGTACAGGTTTTAGCTTTCCAGCCTCTCGCATTACTATAAATTTATCCCCTTCAGACATTCCTAAAAATGGCAGTCACTTTGACCTAGCCATAGCTCTTTTAATAGCCTTGCAAAAGGCCAAAAGCCTGCAAAATATCTTTGTCTTTGGCGAGCTTGGGCTTGATGGGAGCATAAAAAGCACTTTAAATTTATTCTCCACACTCCTATTTTTAAGCACTAAAGTAAAGCAAGTCAGCGTGCTTTTGCCAGCCTCAATCGCTCAAAAAGCGGCTATGATACCAAACTTAACAGTCTATGCTGTGTCAAATTTAACCCAAGCCGTGCAGTTTTTTAGCGATGCGGAGTTTGCAAACAGCTGCTTAGTTAATAGCACTCATGCGCTTTTTAAAGATAGCCTTAATATAGCTGGCAAAACGTACGTGCCAAATTTAAATTTTGAGCTTGATTTTATCGATGTTTTAGGGCAAGAGCGCGCAAAGCGTGCCTGCGTGATAGCTGCAGCTGGCATGCATAATCTGCTCTTTGAGGGAAGCGCAGGAAGTGGCAAGAGCATGTGTGCTAAACGGCTTTGCTACATTATGCCGCCGCAAAGCGTTCATGAGGTTTTAAGCGCTGCGGCGTATCGCTCGCTTAATCAAGAGGATAGCGATTTTAGCGCGATTAGGGCGTTTCGTAGCCCCCATCATACCAGCACAAAAAGCTCTATTTTTGGCGGCGGCTCAAGTAGCGCTAGGATAGGTGAGGTAGCCTTAGCAAATGGCGGAGTGCTATTTTTTGATGAGTTTCCGCACTTTGCTAGGGGTATTATAGAGAGCTTGCGTGAGCCTTTGGAGGATTTTAAAATTCACATCTCTAGGGTTAATTCAAAGCTCACTTATGAGACTAAATTTAGCTTCGTAGCAGCGATGAATCCATGTCCGTGTGGCAATCTTTTAAACAAAAGTTTAAGCTGTCGTTGCAGTGAAAATGAGATAGCTAGATACCGTGCAAAAATCTCAGAGCCAATACTTGATCGTATAGATATGCTCGTGCAAATGGATGAAATCAGCCCAAATGATAAAGCAAGCCTTAGCTCTGCGCAGATGAGCGAGCAGGTTTTAAGGGCGTTTATAATGCAAAAAAACAGAGGGCAAGATGAGTTAAACGCTAAGCTAAGCGATGCTTGGCTTAGTAGAGTCTGCGTGCTTGATAGCGAGGCAAAAGAGGTGCTAGAACGCGCTATTATTAGGTATTCGCTAAGCCAAAGGGGGATTAAAAAATGCCTGCGTGTGGCTAGGACGATAGCCGATCTTGACGAGGTGGAAAACGTCAAAAAGCAGCATTTAATCGAGGCTTTAAGCTACCGCACGAGGAGCATTAATGCTTAA
- a CDS encoding GGDEF domain-containing protein: MIKIDSAQDRVVIKQSEHMDVYKFSQDVLQQLTKDNIPSIPSNYSIYFDKMLDKGPDEFKRKIADVISTIDVSPSAESSIHIEKEVRQSYIQIKSMLQAVGLIYKNLATMKVLAKKHAATLENSSDILATRKVVQNFNADLLKLMALMDKHIDIIKLNYEEISRMFKAVEEQSIYDSYYDIYNKKFLLSTMASEAESAKRYGYKSSFLLLKMSERIKGRIKNIKERENIQRLIAKMLLKTSRRSDVVAHYGEGCFAMVMRHTDIVGARKACERILGLLYEQDYLNEGEVINMEFQMVACALSGANIVEQTLSIALDRLQASDKSEAPVIIEEQI, encoded by the coding sequence TTGATAAAGATAGATAGCGCACAAGATAGGGTTGTAATAAAGCAGAGCGAGCATATGGACGTTTATAAATTTTCTCAAGACGTCCTGCAACAACTTACAAAGGACAATATACCGTCAATTCCGAGTAACTACTCGATATATTTTGATAAAATGCTCGATAAAGGACCTGATGAGTTTAAGCGCAAAATAGCAGACGTCATCTCAACCATCGACGTCTCGCCATCTGCTGAAAGTAGTATACATATAGAAAAAGAGGTGCGCCAAAGCTATATACAGATAAAGTCAATGCTCCAAGCTGTGGGGCTTATTTATAAAAATTTAGCCACTATGAAAGTACTGGCTAAAAAGCACGCTGCTACCTTAGAAAATAGCTCCGATATTTTAGCCACTAGAAAAGTGGTACAAAACTTTAATGCAGACCTTTTAAAGCTTATGGCTTTAATGGATAAGCATATAGATATAATAAAGCTAAATTATGAGGAGATAAGTCGTATGTTTAAGGCTGTTGAGGAGCAGTCTATATACGACTCTTATTATGATATTTATAATAAAAAATTCCTCCTAAGCACTATGGCAAGCGAAGCCGAGAGTGCTAAGCGATACGGCTATAAGTCGTCGTTTTTGTTGCTTAAAATGAGCGAGCGCATAAAAGGGCGTATAAAAAATATAAAAGAGCGAGAAAATATCCAGCGTCTAATAGCTAAAATGCTTTTAAAAACTAGTCGTCGTAGCGACGTTGTGGCGCACTATGGAGAGGGCTGCTTTGCTATGGTTATGCGCCATACTGATATAGTAGGTGCGCGAAAGGCTTGCGAGCGTATTTTGGGGTTGCTTTATGAGCAGGATTATCTTAATGAGGGCGAGGTTATAAATATGGAATTTCAGATGGTTGCTTGCGCTTTAAGTGGGGCAAATATAGTAGAACAGACCCTCTCAATAGCCCTTGACCGTCTCCAAGCCAGTGATAAATCTGAAGCCCCAGTGATTATAGAGGAACAAATTTAA